In Candidatus Electrothrix scaldis, the genomic window AAAGACTATGCAGGTGCGCTACCGCAAGGACGGTTCTCTGTTCAAATCTATGAACCTGCCTCTGACTATAAAAAATGCGCTGATTGCCCGTTTGAAGATTTTAGCGGATTTGAATATCACCGAGCGTCGAATCCCCCAGGATGGACGTATCAGTATTCGTTTGGGGCGCAATAAGGCGGTTGATTTCCGTGTGTCTACCCTGCCCTTGCTACACGGAGAAGGTACGGTTCTTCGTATTTTGGATAAAGGTTCCCTGAATGTTGACTTGACCAAATTGGGTTTTGAGCCAGAAACGTTTGAAATCCTGAAAAAATGTTTATCCAGCCCTCAGGGATTGCTTCTGGTTACCGGACCGACTGGTTCCGGTAAAACGGTTACCCTTTACTCGGCATTGAACTCCCTGAACAGTGAGGATATCAAGATCCTCACAGCTGAAGATCCGGTAGAGTTCAATTTTAAGGGGATTAATCAGGTTAATGTCAACGTTGAAGTTGGCATGACTTTTCCTGCCGCGCTTAAGGCCTTTCTCCGTCAGGATCCCGATATCATCATGGTCGGTGAGATCCGTGATATCAGTACCGCAGAAATTGCCATGAAGGCTGCTATGACGGGCCATTTGGTCTTCAGTACCCTGCATACCAACGATTCCCCCTCAACAGTTGGCCGTATGGTGGATATCGGTATTCCTCCTTATTTGTTGGCTGGGTCTTTGACCATGGTTCTGGCTCAACGTTTGGGACGAAGACTCTGTGCGAAATGTAAGCAGCCTGTTACCTTTGAGCGACCGCACCTGCTGAATATCGGTTTTACTGAAGAACAGCTTGATGCCGAAGGTTTTCAGCTCTATGGCCCCAAGGGATGTCCAACCTGTAATGGTTTAGGCTATAAAGGCCGGGTCGGTTTTTTTGAATTGTTGGAGGTTACCGAAGAGGTAGGGCAGGCTATTCAGGCTGAGGTGCCGGAAGAGCAACTTCGTAAAGTCGCTGTTCAGGCAGGGATGGTTCCTCTCCGGCAAGCTGCTATTAAGAAGGCCTGTCAGGGCGTTACAAGCGTTGATGAGGTCCTTCGTCGAACAGTAGCACATGGTGACACTCTGCCCGCCTACCTGGTCAACCCGGATGTCGAAGAATATGAGGATGGCGATGTTATCATCCAGGAAGGCAATGAGGATGATAGAAATTTCTACCAACTCGTTCGCGGAAAAGTTGGGGTTTTGAAGCAGGGGAAAAAAATTGCCGAAATAACCGAGCCTGGAGAATATTTCGGAGAGATGGCTTGTATTATGAATGAGTCGAGATATGCTACGGTTGTTTCTCTTGGACGCTGTAAGATAAAACGCTATCCTGGTGAAAAATTGACCGAGCTTATTGAGAAATATCCTGAGATTGCGAGGAAGCTTTTTAAAACGATGGCCAAACGTCTCCGTAAAACCGACAATATTGTTATTCAGCTTGCTGGTGGAAAAAGAACGCCAAAACCCTCTATTCCCCCACGCATGCGATAACGGAATATGATGAGTAAAATTTCTGTTTATATTATTGCCTGGAACGAGGCTGATAAGATTCGCTCGGCCATTAACTCCGTGCTCTGGGCGGATGAAATTGTTTTAGCGGATTCCTATAGTGAGGATGATACGGCGGCTATTGCCACGGAAATGGGGGCTCGAGTTGAGCAGATTACCTTCCATGGTTTTGGTGATTTGCGGAATCGGGCTATGAACGCCTGCTCCCACGAGTGGATTTTTTCTTTAGATGCGGATGAACGTTGCACACCTGAAGCACGAGATGAAATATTAGCCACAGTTGTGCAAGCCGACTCTGTTGATGCCTATTATATACCGAGGCGAAATTATTTCATGGGACGCTGGATTAAGCACTCTGGTTTTTACCCTGATTATCGTCAGCCTCAGCTTTTTCGAAAGGGAGCCCTGCATTTCAAAACAGATGATCCTGTTCATGAGGAGTATAGTATCCGCTCAGATAAAGCAGTGGGCTACCTGAAACAGGCGATTTGGCAGTTTCCCTATAAAAATTTAGAGGAAGTATCTCGTAAAGCCAATAGATATTCCACTTTGGGCGCAAAGAAATTGCAACAGCGTGGACGGCATGGAGGCATGCTAAAGGCCCTTGGGCGTGGTTTGTGGTCATTCTTCCACATGTACATCCTGAAAAAGGGCATTCTGGATGGCTGGCCCGGATTTGTTATAGCGATTGGTAATTTTGAAGGGACTTGGTATAAGTATGCTAAGCTCCATGAGCTGGAAGAAAATTGGCAGCCCCCTGATTCTCCACCCTTAGGCAGAGAGTGAGTGACTATAAGTATGCGTTTACTCCTTTTTCGCACCATACTTTTTTTTGTTCAATGGTGTCTTGCAGCAGCCGATCATTCTCCGGGAGATGGCTGCGGTCATTTCTGGGGTGGTAAAGATGGTAGGCCAAGGCATTGAACTTAACACTTCTCCGTATAAGACCATAGTTCAGTAGTCTTGCGGTGAATTCCGAGTCTTCTCGGCCCCAACCTATAAAATCTTCATTAAAACCATTCACTGCCAGGGCATCTTTGCGCCAAAAGGCAAAATTACAGGTTCGTACCCCGTTCATTCCCCGATTTTTAAAAGAAACTAAGCGAGAG contains:
- the pilB gene encoding type IV-A pilus assembly ATPase PilB → MANKATDSKAPQKASLKRTVKDQSGASKLKIGELLQKAGYITVAEFNNAKAISKQTGYRLGKILVENGTIESDTIPNFLSRQHNYTLVNIAEEPPSPDAVKLVPYETAKKYLAFPMRIAGDTLQVTMAEPTDSLEVEELQNAVKKGLDVCVSTAKDIIEAYKKYYNISEEEYKSFFADDADEEVQVEQVEDWGALVSDVADEFEFEDSSDEDEGIAGQFSANDAPIIKLVNGILVKAVQDGVSDIHIEPFEKTMQVRYRKDGSLFKSMNLPLTIKNALIARLKILADLNITERRIPQDGRISIRLGRNKAVDFRVSTLPLLHGEGTVLRILDKGSLNVDLTKLGFEPETFEILKKCLSSPQGLLLVTGPTGSGKTVTLYSALNSLNSEDIKILTAEDPVEFNFKGINQVNVNVEVGMTFPAALKAFLRQDPDIIMVGEIRDISTAEIAMKAAMTGHLVFSTLHTNDSPSTVGRMVDIGIPPYLLAGSLTMVLAQRLGRRLCAKCKQPVTFERPHLLNIGFTEEQLDAEGFQLYGPKGCPTCNGLGYKGRVGFFELLEVTEEVGQAIQAEVPEEQLRKVAVQAGMVPLRQAAIKKACQGVTSVDEVLRRTVAHGDTLPAYLVNPDVEEYEDGDVIIQEGNEDDRNFYQLVRGKVGVLKQGKKIAEITEPGEYFGEMACIMNESRYATVVSLGRCKIKRYPGEKLTELIEKYPEIARKLFKTMAKRLRKTDNIVIQLAGGKRTPKPSIPPRMR
- a CDS encoding glycosyltransferase family 2 protein, producing the protein MMSKISVYIIAWNEADKIRSAINSVLWADEIVLADSYSEDDTAAIATEMGARVEQITFHGFGDLRNRAMNACSHEWIFSLDADERCTPEARDEILATVVQADSVDAYYIPRRNYFMGRWIKHSGFYPDYRQPQLFRKGALHFKTDDPVHEEYSIRSDKAVGYLKQAIWQFPYKNLEEVSRKANRYSTLGAKKLQQRGRHGGMLKALGRGLWSFFHMYILKKGILDGWPGFVIAIGNFEGTWYKYAKLHELEENWQPPDSPPLGRE